Within the Candidatus Rokuibacteriota bacterium genome, the region CATCTGGACGGGGACGTGATCAAGGTCCCGGTTCGACGCCTGGGTGACACCGGCGTTGTGATGGGCCCGCTCGCCGGGGACAGGTCGACCCGCGGCTCCCGCATCGCCGACCGCCGTGACGAGGCAGAAGAACGTCTTCGACTCGTCCCACGCCACCCGGGTGAACCATCCCGGAGACACCAACACTGTCTTACCCGCCCACCAATGCTCGGTGTCGACGACCAGGTACCGGATAGCCCAGGCCCTGTCGTCCACAAGAACATCCTTGACGTGGCCGATCTCCCCATCTTCCGCCCGGATGGCGTAGCCCATGACCGTGGTCGCCATCTGGAGGTGCAGGTCGTCACCGTCTCCGGCGCGGGCCAGGCTCTCGGGCAGGACGCCGCACGGCGGAGCCGAGCTCACTGACCTGATCTCGACCTCCGCCATGCTCAAGCCAAGGCGAAGGGTGGCCGGGTCCGACCTCCGGACGGATGTGGGGGAGACGAATAGCCGACGACCCGGAAGCGACGGGCCGGTATCGACCACCAGATAGCGCACAGCCCAACTCCGGTCGTCGAAGTACAGGTCACGCACGCTTCCGAGATTACCGTCCGTCGCTGCGATGGTGAACCGCTTCAAATCGCTGATACCGCGCAGCATGACACGCCCTCCCTCCTGGCCTGCACGACGCCATCGGCCGGACGCGAGGCATCGCCGTCCCCTCGTGTGCGATGTCAGCCGAACCCGCCGCGCCGCCTCGATCTGCGGTCACTTGATCCGCATGTCGTGCTTGACGGCCTTCACGCCCGCGATCCCGCGTGCGACGCGGACCGCCTGGTCGATGTCCGCCTGGGACCTGACGAAGCCGCTCAGCTGGACCACGCCCTTGAACGTCTCGACGTTGATCTCGTTGACCTTCAGGGTGGAGTCGTTGAAGATCGCCGTCTTCACCTTCGTCGTGATCACGGAGTCATCGACGTACTCTCCGGTCCCCTCTTTCGTTGCCGTCGAACCGCACCCCCAGGCCGACACCAACACGAAGGCGAGGACAAGGATCCCGACCCCTCTCAGTGGTCTCATGGCCATACCTCCATTCGAATGACGATCCAGGTGAAAATCACTCAAAGAGCCGACTCACCGCGGCGCCGTCAGATAGATCGGCGGCCGCCAAGGAACTGGAACACGACGACAATGACGGCGACCACCAACAGCAGGTGGACCAACCCGCCGGCCGAGTACGAAGTGATCATACCGAGCGCCCACAGCACCAACAGAA harbors:
- a CDS encoding BON domain-containing protein — encoded protein: MRPLRGVGILVLAFVLVSAWGCGSTATKEGTGEYVDDSVITTKVKTAIFNDSTLKVNEINVETFKGVVQLSGFVRSQADIDQAVRVARGIAGVKAVKHDMRIK
- a CDS encoding BON domain-containing protein, which encodes MSSAPPCGVLPESLARAGDGDDLHLQMATTVMGYAIRAEDGEIGHVKDVLVDDRAWAIRYLVVDTEHWWAGKTVLVSPGWFTRVAWDESKTFFCLVTAVGDAGAAGRPVPGERAHHNAGVTQASNRDLDHVPVQMSGFVRPQTDIDKAVQVAREVAGVTSVKNDVRVT
- a CDS encoding lmo0937 family membrane protein, with translation MLWTIAVILLVLWALGMITSYSAGGLVHLLLVVAVIVVVFQFLGGRRSI